The Desulfatiglans anilini DSM 4660 genome includes a window with the following:
- a CDS encoding ABC transporter ATP-binding protein yields the protein MERILRAVDLNTYYGRSHILFNVSLDVDTGETVCLMGRNGVGKSTTFRSLVGLTPPREGQVFFKGNECTGLAAYKMARMGLGFVPEDRRILGPFSVRENLELGRIPGRSGRWNLDSVFEQFPVLAVMAGRTGGTLSGGEQQMLTIARALMGNPDLLLLDEPSEGLSPVIVGTLRGLILDLKEAKTTILLSEQNMRFAMAVSDRVVLLDKGHVVYGGTVEAFRQAEDIQKTYLAV from the coding sequence ATGGAAAGGATCCTCAGGGCCGTCGATCTCAACACCTATTACGGCCGAAGCCATATTCTCTTCAATGTCAGCCTGGATGTGGACACGGGTGAAACGGTCTGCCTGATGGGGCGAAACGGCGTGGGAAAATCCACCACCTTTCGCTCGCTGGTCGGATTGACCCCCCCCAGGGAAGGCCAGGTCTTTTTCAAAGGCAACGAATGCACCGGGCTGGCGGCCTACAAGATGGCCCGGATGGGCCTGGGGTTCGTCCCTGAAGACCGCCGTATCCTGGGGCCGTTCAGCGTCCGTGAAAACCTCGAACTGGGACGTATTCCAGGCCGTTCGGGCCGCTGGAACCTCGACTCCGTTTTCGAGCAGTTTCCAGTTCTGGCAGTCATGGCCGGCCGGACAGGCGGAACGCTTTCGGGCGGGGAGCAGCAAATGCTCACCATTGCCCGGGCGCTGATGGGCAACCCGGACCTGCTGCTGCTCGATGAGCCTTCCGAGGGGCTGTCCCCGGTCATCGTAGGGACGCTCAGGGGCCTGATCCTCGACCTGAAAGAGGCCAAGACGACCATCCTGCTCTCCGAGCAGAACATGCGCTTCGCCATGGCCGTTTCGGATCGTGTGGTATTGCTCGACAAGGGTCACGTGGTGTATGGTGGAACGGTCGAGGCGTTTCGCCAGGCGGAAGACATCCAGAAGACCTATCTGGCGGTTTGA
- a CDS encoding ABC transporter ATP-binding protein, whose product MTPILQITSLNKSFGGLHVTSDVSFAVMPGEISAIIGPNGAGKTTLFNQITGRLRPDGGSIMFDGHEIIGKSPQQIVALGIGRAFQIASIFPDETVLNNIRVACLSKLNQTRKYLHPVEHFQQATEDAHAILESLGLEQQAHRMAFELAHGDQKLLDIGIALALRPRLLLLDEPTAGMSPEERLHTKELILKLWKDFDLSLVFIEHDMDMVFGIAQTVRVLQQGTLLADDTPEKIRANKQVITAYLGEEF is encoded by the coding sequence ATGACGCCCATCCTTCAAATAACATCCCTGAACAAGTCATTCGGCGGCCTCCACGTCACCAGCGATGTGAGTTTCGCCGTGATGCCGGGGGAAATTTCCGCCATCATCGGACCCAACGGCGCAGGCAAGACCACCCTCTTCAATCAGATCACCGGGCGCTTGAGACCAGACGGAGGCAGCATTATGTTCGATGGGCACGAGATCATCGGGAAATCCCCCCAACAGATCGTTGCCCTGGGAATCGGCCGCGCCTTTCAGATCGCCTCCATTTTTCCGGATGAAACCGTCCTGAACAACATCCGCGTGGCTTGCCTGTCCAAGCTGAACCAGACCCGGAAATACCTGCACCCGGTCGAACATTTCCAGCAGGCCACCGAAGATGCACACGCGATTCTGGAAAGCCTCGGACTCGAACAGCAAGCCCACAGAATGGCATTCGAGCTGGCGCACGGAGACCAGAAACTGCTCGACATCGGGATCGCTTTGGCTCTCCGGCCCAGATTGCTGCTGCTGGACGAACCAACCGCCGGGATGTCCCCCGAAGAGCGCCTCCACACCAAGGAACTGATCCTCAAGCTCTGGAAAGATTTCGATCTGAGCCTCGTCTTCATCGAACACGACATGGACATGGTCTTCGGCATCGCCCAGACCGTAAGGGTGCTCCAGCAGGGAACGCTCCTGGCGGATGACACCCCCGAAAAGATCCGCGCCAACAAACAGGTCATCACTGCATACCTGGGAGAAGAGTTCTGA
- a CDS encoding ATP-binding protein, with protein MRLAAKLTVFFLLISLCPVLAVGYFSYVNGQSTIEAQTIDQLRSINHLKREELNHWLKEKPRLLEIFAQGYFFTEIFPSILASHDDADLSQLKEERDIVQRRLKPFALEGSFFEIFILDQRNGEVLLSTDERQAGKHKNHQPYFRQGRNGTFIQKPYYSDSLQRPVITAATPIRDRYGDAVAVLAGRLDLESLSRIIGMRTSRSASEDTYLVNGSEFFITEPRFGDGYALKKTVNTAGVRAALEKRAGQGFYDDYRGVPVIGVYQWLSDWNLGIITEIDQEEAFRPIYGLRSTIFLVGLGTALLAGLAGLAMGRTIVHPIRRLMESTEMLGRGNLQTPVPSMGKAEIGELSKSFEQMRIRLNESLVSRDALMLEVAEHEKTMAALTAEKEFSERIINSMPGIFYLFDASLRFHEWNDNLETVTGYSHEEISSISPIELFPQGERKRISRGIEQVFEKGSLEAETTILTKTGREIPYYLTGYRVTVAGKHFLVGTGIDIADRKRAEQSVLRDRERLLALLDGINDLIYVADPVTYELLHLNAAAQATSGEDAIGKPCYEALQGRAEPCPFCTNDKILGEHRGQSYVWEFRNETNRRWYQCADKAIQWVDGRVVRFEIATDITPIKAVQQELTSRTQDLERSNRELEQFAYVASHDLQEPLRMVASYTQLLARRYEGQLDAKADRYIGYAVEGAKRMQVLVNDLLTLSRVGTRGKPFEETDCEVLINHVLRNMERIVEETGAVVTVGPMPKIKGDAGQLTQVFQNLLENAIKFRGETPPNVDISSWETEEAWVFEVSDNGIGIDPRYHERIFLVFQRLHERERYPGSGIGLSIAKKIVERHGGEIRVESAENAGSRFIFTILKHQAEGSNDDAGEVP; from the coding sequence GTGAGGCTGGCAGCTAAATTAACGGTATTTTTCCTGCTGATTTCTCTGTGTCCTGTTCTAGCCGTAGGGTATTTTTCCTATGTCAACGGGCAGAGCACCATCGAGGCGCAGACGATCGATCAACTGCGGTCCATCAATCACTTGAAAAGAGAGGAGTTGAACCACTGGTTGAAGGAGAAGCCCCGCCTCCTGGAGATCTTTGCTCAAGGGTATTTTTTTACGGAGATTTTTCCATCGATTTTGGCCTCGCATGATGACGCAGACCTCTCTCAGCTGAAAGAGGAAAGAGATATCGTTCAGAGGCGCCTCAAACCCTTTGCCCTGGAAGGGAGTTTTTTCGAGATTTTCATTTTAGATCAGCGCAACGGGGAAGTGCTCCTATCGACGGATGAGAGGCAGGCGGGTAAACATAAGAACCATCAGCCCTATTTTCGACAAGGCAGGAATGGAACCTTTATCCAGAAGCCTTATTACTCGGATTCCCTTCAACGACCCGTCATCACGGCGGCCACACCCATCAGGGACCGTTACGGGGACGCAGTGGCCGTGTTGGCAGGGCGCCTCGATCTCGAAAGCCTTTCGAGGATCATTGGGATGCGGACGAGCCGGAGCGCATCCGAGGACACCTATCTTGTCAATGGATCCGAGTTTTTCATTACCGAACCCCGTTTTGGCGACGGATATGCCCTGAAAAAGACGGTCAACACGGCAGGGGTCAGGGCGGCCCTCGAGAAACGGGCCGGGCAGGGATTTTACGATGACTACCGGGGCGTTCCCGTTATCGGGGTCTACCAGTGGCTGTCGGATTGGAATCTCGGCATCATTACCGAGATCGACCAGGAAGAGGCCTTCAGGCCCATTTACGGCCTTCGGAGCACCATCTTTCTGGTCGGATTGGGAACGGCTCTTTTGGCGGGGTTGGCTGGCCTCGCTATGGGTCGGACCATAGTTCACCCCATCAGGAGGCTGATGGAGAGCACGGAAATGCTGGGACGAGGAAATCTGCAGACTCCCGTCCCCTCCATGGGCAAAGCCGAGATTGGAGAATTGTCCAAATCGTTCGAGCAAATGCGGATCAGGCTTAACGAAAGCCTGGTTTCACGCGACGCCCTGATGCTGGAGGTCGCCGAGCATGAGAAGACTATGGCGGCCTTGACCGCGGAGAAGGAATTCAGCGAGAGAATCATCAACAGCATGCCCGGAATCTTCTACCTGTTTGACGCAAGCCTCCGTTTTCACGAGTGGAATGATAATCTTGAAACGGTTACCGGCTATTCGCATGAGGAAATTTCCTCCATTTCGCCGATAGAGCTTTTCCCTCAGGGTGAGCGCAAGCGTATTTCCAGGGGCATCGAGCAGGTGTTCGAAAAAGGGAGTCTCGAAGCGGAAACAACTATCCTCACAAAGACCGGCCGGGAGATACCCTATTATTTGACGGGTTACAGGGTGACCGTAGCAGGCAAGCACTTCCTGGTCGGGACCGGCATCGATATCGCGGATCGGAAGAGGGCCGAGCAGTCCGTTCTGCGTGACCGTGAACGCCTTTTGGCCTTGTTGGATGGGATCAACGATCTGATCTATGTCGCAGACCCCGTGACCTACGAACTGCTTCACCTGAATGCCGCTGCCCAGGCGACCTCGGGGGAGGACGCCATCGGTAAACCCTGCTATGAAGCGCTTCAGGGGCGCGCGGAGCCATGCCCTTTCTGCACCAATGACAAGATCCTCGGTGAACACAGGGGCCAGAGCTATGTGTGGGAATTTCGGAACGAGACCAACCGCCGCTGGTACCAGTGCGCTGACAAGGCCATCCAGTGGGTCGACGGCAGGGTGGTGAGGTTTGAAATCGCCACCGATATTACGCCTATCAAGGCCGTGCAGCAGGAACTGACGTCGCGGACGCAGGATTTGGAGCGTTCCAACAGGGAACTCGAACAGTTCGCCTATGTCGCTTCGCATGATCTGCAGGAGCCGCTGCGCATGGTGGCGAGCTATACGCAACTTCTGGCCAGGCGTTACGAGGGGCAGCTGGACGCAAAAGCGGACAGGTACATCGGCTATGCAGTCGAGGGGGCCAAGAGGATGCAGGTGCTTGTCAACGATCTCCTGACACTTTCCAGGGTGGGGACCCGGGGCAAGCCGTTTGAGGAAACCGACTGCGAGGTCTTGATCAACCATGTGCTGAGGAACATGGAGCGGATCGTCGAGGAGACCGGAGCCGTCGTAACGGTGGGTCCGATGCCCAAGATAAAGGGCGATGCCGGTCAACTCACACAGGTCTTTCAGAACCTTCTTGAGAATGCGATCAAATTCCGTGGCGAAACTCCACCGAACGTGGACATTTCTTCGTGGGAGACTGAAGAAGCATGGGTGTTCGAGGTGAGTGACAATGGGATCGGGATCGATCCAAGATATCACGAACGTATCTTCTTGGTGTTTCAGCGCCTCCACGAGCGGGAGAGGTATCCCGGTTCGGGCATAGGCCTTTCGATTGCCAAGAAGATCGTCGAGCGGCACGGAGGGGAAATCCGAGTGGAATCCGCTGAAAATGCGGGCTCGCGTTTTATCTTCACCATTTTAAAACACCAGGCTGAGGGAAGCAACGACGATGCCGGAGAGGTGCCATAA
- a CDS encoding iron-containing alcohol dehydrogenase, which yields MQKTLLFQTTPRIVMGASCLAQIPAEVKRLGGGKVLIVTDPGLVKTGIAERLERVLRDDGLAFSRYDKVEPDPRLEIARDAADALRASGADVVIGLGGGSSIDIAKIAALMVENDGDLADYFGVDLVPRPGRKTLIVPTTAGTGSEVTPIVILSDEAEKLKKGVVSPYLFPSVALLDPELTLDLPPQVTAATGMDALIHAVEAFTSKNAYPMTDMLAREAISLLADNIRTAFANGQDLEARTCMLEGSLLAGMAFANAGVTAVHAFAYPIGAEFHIPHGVANSIMLAPVMEFNMLGNLPKFAEMAELLGEEIEGMSLRDMALAAVDAMRTLAADLRIPAHLSLFGIQESDIPNLAQGVMKVTRLLANNPRTMTQEDAERIYLSVL from the coding sequence ATGCAAAAGACTCTCTTGTTTCAGACCACGCCGCGCATCGTCATGGGCGCCAGCTGTCTTGCCCAGATCCCCGCCGAAGTCAAGCGGCTCGGCGGCGGCAAGGTCCTGATCGTCACCGACCCGGGCCTGGTGAAGACGGGAATCGCCGAACGGCTCGAGCGGGTGCTGCGCGATGACGGCCTGGCCTTCTCACGCTATGACAAGGTCGAACCCGATCCAAGGCTGGAGATCGCCAGGGATGCCGCAGACGCCTTGCGCGCTTCCGGCGCGGATGTCGTGATCGGGCTCGGAGGCGGCTCCTCCATCGACATCGCCAAAATAGCCGCCTTGATGGTTGAAAACGACGGCGATCTGGCCGATTATTTCGGGGTCGACCTGGTTCCCAGACCCGGCCGCAAGACCCTGATTGTCCCCACTACTGCGGGCACCGGCAGCGAAGTGACCCCGATCGTCATCCTGTCAGACGAAGCGGAGAAGCTGAAAAAAGGGGTGGTCAGCCCCTATCTGTTTCCTTCGGTAGCCCTGCTGGACCCGGAGCTGACCCTCGACCTGCCCCCGCAGGTCACCGCCGCTACCGGCATGGATGCCCTGATCCACGCGGTGGAGGCCTTTACTTCCAAAAACGCCTACCCTATGACGGACATGCTCGCCCGCGAGGCGATCAGCCTCCTTGCCGACAATATCCGCACCGCCTTTGCGAACGGCCAGGATCTGGAGGCCCGCACCTGCATGCTGGAAGGCAGCCTTCTTGCCGGGATGGCCTTCGCCAACGCCGGCGTGACCGCCGTGCATGCCTTCGCCTACCCCATCGGCGCCGAGTTTCATATCCCCCACGGGGTGGCCAACAGCATCATGCTGGCCCCGGTCATGGAATTCAACATGCTCGGCAACCTGCCCAAATTCGCCGAAATGGCTGAACTCCTGGGCGAGGAGATCGAGGGCATGAGCCTTCGCGACATGGCCCTGGCGGCCGTGGATGCCATGCGCACCCTGGCTGCGGATCTCCGCATCCCGGCCCATCTGAGCCTTTTCGGCATCCAGGAATCGGACATCCCGAACCTGGCTCAGGGGGTCATGAAGGTCACCCGGCTCTTGGCCAACAACCCCCGAACCATGACTCAGGAGGACGCCGAGAGGATCTATCTGAGCGTTCTGTAA
- a CDS encoding hemerythrin domain-containing protein: MKAIEELKNEHHGIEIMLRILQAVADRFGRGQEVDGKDLSNILEFLSVFVDKCHHAKEEEFLFPALENVGVLREGGPIGVMLLEHEQGRRLVAMLKDALASHESGLVLRKEHAQTIIKEYVALLNEHIAKENTVLFPMAEAKLNPDKDKELFEAFEQLERERIGEGKHSEFHALLHRLQATFVVGVGPR; the protein is encoded by the coding sequence ATGAAGGCAATTGAGGAACTTAAGAACGAACACCACGGCATTGAAATCATGCTTCGAATCCTACAGGCCGTTGCGGACAGGTTCGGACGCGGTCAAGAAGTGGACGGGAAGGATCTCTCCAACATCCTCGAGTTCCTGTCGGTCTTCGTCGACAAATGCCATCATGCCAAGGAGGAAGAATTCCTTTTTCCAGCCTTGGAGAATGTCGGTGTGCTGCGTGAAGGAGGTCCTATCGGGGTTATGCTGCTGGAACATGAACAGGGCCGCAGACTGGTTGCCATGCTCAAAGATGCCCTGGCCAGCCATGAGTCCGGGCTCGTTTTGCGCAAGGAACACGCTCAGACAATCATTAAAGAATACGTGGCTCTCCTCAATGAGCATATCGCCAAGGAAAACACGGTTCTTTTCCCCATGGCGGAAGCGAAATTGAACCCGGATAAAGACAAAGAGCTTTTTGAAGCATTCGAGCAGCTCGAACGGGAACGTATCGGCGAAGGCAAACACTCTGAGTTTCATGCTCTTTTGCATCGGTTGCAAGCAACTTTCGTTGTCGGGGTCGGACCAAGATAA
- a CDS encoding branched-chain amino acid ABC transporter permease: MLEKITRRLIPASPFGLLVLIFAMVPVITNSPYKLNVASHILVWGLFAVSFNMLWGITGMLSFGQALYYGLGAYSVGLMVEYLGSTWFLPALAAGLLMAFVLSFLLGLLVIRVGGVYFTMLTLAFAQLAWQITFKWYDFTGGDDGIQGIIPPGILQNRIVYYYFVLLLVFLSIWTLKRMAYSPFGMILRCIQQNPERIRFLGRRVRRNQLRIYMISSFFAALAGGMMAGVDSSIHTDMLLWTTSGEAILMSVLGGISQFFGPFFGAAVFILLEDNIGAVTEYWPLIIGSVMLFMVIIFPKGIVGEALGLKVRFGKTGTGRSS; the protein is encoded by the coding sequence ATGTTAGAGAAGATCACTCGCCGTTTGATACCGGCGTCCCCCTTTGGGCTGTTGGTCCTGATTTTCGCCATGGTACCGGTCATCACGAATTCCCCCTACAAGCTCAATGTGGCAAGCCACATCCTCGTCTGGGGTTTGTTCGCCGTCTCATTCAACATGCTCTGGGGCATCACAGGCATGCTCTCCTTCGGGCAGGCGTTGTATTATGGGTTGGGCGCTTACAGCGTCGGCCTCATGGTAGAATACCTGGGCAGCACCTGGTTTCTGCCTGCTTTGGCGGCGGGGCTGCTGATGGCCTTCGTACTCTCCTTCTTGCTGGGGCTTCTGGTCATTCGTGTCGGAGGCGTTTACTTCACCATGCTCACCCTCGCCTTTGCTCAGCTTGCCTGGCAGATCACCTTCAAATGGTACGACTTCACGGGCGGCGATGACGGCATTCAGGGAATCATCCCCCCTGGGATTCTCCAGAACCGGATCGTGTATTATTATTTCGTGCTGCTACTGGTGTTCCTTTCCATCTGGACCCTCAAGCGAATGGCCTACAGTCCGTTCGGCATGATTCTGCGCTGTATTCAGCAGAACCCGGAGCGAATCCGGTTTTTGGGGCGCCGGGTGCGCCGCAACCAACTGCGCATTTACATGATCTCATCTTTCTTCGCGGCATTGGCCGGAGGTATGATGGCCGGCGTCGACAGCTCGATTCACACCGATATGCTGCTGTGGACCACTTCCGGCGAGGCTATCCTCATGTCGGTGCTCGGTGGCATCAGTCAGTTCTTCGGGCCTTTTTTCGGCGCCGCCGTTTTCATCCTCCTGGAAGACAATATCGGGGCCGTTACCGAGTACTGGCCCTTGATCATCGGATCGGTCATGCTCTTCATGGTGATCATCTTTCCCAAGGGGATCGTCGGTGAGGCATTGGGCCTCAAGGTACGGTTCGGCAAAACCGGCACGGGGAGGTCAAGCTGA
- a CDS encoding ABC transporter substrate-binding protein has translation MALFLAVVAVPLAVQAQDKVIRIGAMYPMTGRAGLYGIDSVAAAEMAIDEINGKGGVNGYTLDITFTDSKARPAYAVRVATRYITEDKVHFLFGVVSSGVGLAITEISQQYKTIFIGTDHASTQLTVDKLQPYYFRVSNNTFMSMAAGALYLKELRETKDWKTIAYIGPDYAYGHDQWNELKYNLDRLGIQYEVVGEYWPKLFEPDYTAYITSLSRDNPDILVAGFWGGDTVAFLKQAMPYGLLKKSLYFHPDAGGNYELMSAMGADLPAGLVLGARHYNNWPDTELNRKFVQEFHNRTGRYPTYAASGAYVGVYAIAKAVETVGNPDDTEALVKALENLKLKAPWDPEGFTSYMRPETHQLKKMQAIGITMPNNDFPPAKMMLGDWKIYSPEDVMPPADYIKEKRK, from the coding sequence GTGGCCTTGTTTCTTGCGGTTGTTGCAGTTCCCCTCGCCGTCCAGGCACAAGACAAGGTCATCCGGATCGGGGCCATGTATCCAATGACCGGACGGGCCGGCCTGTACGGGATCGACTCTGTCGCCGCCGCCGAAATGGCAATCGACGAAATCAATGGCAAAGGCGGGGTCAACGGCTACACGCTGGACATCACCTTTACGGACAGCAAGGCCAGGCCAGCTTACGCCGTGAGGGTGGCCACCCGCTACATCACCGAAGACAAGGTCCATTTCCTCTTCGGGGTAGTCAGCTCCGGTGTCGGCCTGGCCATCACCGAAATATCACAGCAGTACAAAACCATTTTCATCGGCACCGACCATGCATCCACGCAGCTCACCGTCGACAAATTGCAGCCGTATTACTTCCGGGTTTCCAACAACACCTTCATGTCCATGGCTGCAGGTGCGCTCTATCTGAAAGAGCTCAGGGAAACCAAGGATTGGAAGACCATCGCCTACATCGGCCCGGATTATGCCTATGGCCACGACCAGTGGAACGAACTAAAATACAATCTGGATCGCCTCGGCATCCAATACGAGGTCGTGGGAGAATACTGGCCGAAACTGTTTGAACCCGATTATACGGCCTACATCACTTCCCTGAGCCGTGACAATCCGGATATCCTCGTAGCAGGTTTCTGGGGCGGGGACACCGTCGCTTTTCTCAAGCAGGCCATGCCGTATGGCCTGCTCAAGAAATCGCTCTACTTCCATCCGGATGCCGGTGGCAACTATGAACTGATGAGCGCGATGGGGGCGGATCTGCCGGCGGGCCTCGTGCTGGGCGCGCGCCACTATAACAACTGGCCGGATACGGAGCTCAACCGAAAGTTCGTCCAGGAATTCCACAACCGTACCGGCCGCTATCCAACCTATGCGGCTTCCGGCGCCTATGTAGGTGTTTACGCGATCGCGAAGGCCGTCGAAACGGTCGGCAATCCGGATGACACCGAGGCGCTGGTCAAGGCTTTGGAAAACTTGAAGCTCAAGGCACCATGGGATCCTGAAGGTTTTACCTCCTATATGCGCCCTGAAACCCACCAGCTGAAAAAGATGCAGGCCATAGGCATAACGATGCCTAACAATGATTTCCCGCCAGCCAAAATGATGCTCGGCGACTGGAAAATCTATTCTCCAGAAGATGTCATGCCGCCAGCCGATTATATCAAGGAAAAGCGTAAGTAA
- a CDS encoding branched-chain amino acid ABC transporter permease: MDTSFFFTQLISGLTIATLLFLVASGLTLIFGVGNVFNFAHGSFYMLGAYFGYQFSAVWGSNFFLTLVMTGICAGLIGMVVEFLFLRRIYGRANEGGFQILLTYCLILIIDDLVKLIWGAEYKSLARPAGFDGAVQLGDIFIPAYNLLIIGVGLMAVILAWLILSRTRAGRVARASAVDREIVSVLGVNVPMTMTLVFGIATALGGMAGTLAAPMRTVTPGAGIEVIIDSLIVVVIGGMGNFWGAWLGAILIGEVVAFGVAFVPKWATLFSFLILVIVLVFKPEGLFSARRTR; this comes from the coding sequence ATGGACACGTCTTTTTTCTTCACACAGTTGATCAGCGGTCTGACCATAGCCACGCTCCTCTTTCTCGTGGCCAGCGGCCTGACCTTGATCTTCGGAGTCGGCAATGTCTTCAATTTTGCCCATGGCTCCTTCTACATGCTCGGGGCTTACTTCGGCTATCAGTTTTCAGCGGTTTGGGGATCCAACTTTTTCCTCACCCTCGTCATGACCGGGATCTGCGCCGGGTTGATCGGTATGGTGGTCGAGTTCTTGTTTCTGAGGCGCATCTATGGCCGCGCCAACGAGGGCGGTTTCCAGATTCTGCTTACCTACTGCCTGATCCTGATCATAGACGATTTGGTCAAACTGATCTGGGGAGCGGAGTATAAGTCCCTCGCACGCCCGGCGGGGTTTGATGGCGCAGTCCAATTGGGCGACATCTTCATTCCGGCCTACAACCTTTTGATTATCGGCGTCGGCCTGATGGCGGTGATCCTGGCATGGCTGATCCTATCAAGGACACGGGCCGGCCGGGTCGCGAGAGCCTCCGCGGTCGATCGTGAGATCGTCAGCGTTCTGGGGGTCAACGTGCCCATGACCATGACCCTGGTCTTCGGCATCGCTACAGCGCTCGGCGGCATGGCCGGCACGCTGGCCGCCCCGATGCGCACGGTCACCCCCGGGGCCGGCATCGAGGTAATCATCGACTCTTTGATCGTGGTGGTGATCGGGGGCATGGGCAACTTCTGGGGAGCCTGGCTCGGAGCCATTCTGATAGGGGAAGTCGTGGCCTTCGGTGTGGCTTTCGTACCCAAATGGGCAACCCTTTTCAGCTTTCTCATTTTGGTGATTGTCTTGGTTTTCAAGCCGGAGGGACTGTTCTCCGCACGTCGGACAAGGTAG